A stretch of Labrus mixtus chromosome 7, fLabMix1.1, whole genome shotgun sequence DNA encodes these proteins:
- the gli1 gene encoding zinc finger protein GLI1 — protein sequence MPVDMQPHQGLYHYETSPSQPSRGLVPSEQSLYSDVSSLRAPLLNGPPQDCRSMYNPMTPSMTHGSGPGQGMVHCMDQYMRPPQAPPPHSIMGHRGMPPTESGNSTPYCNQSNMTSSHHNFCHFLPGSDQIGSGDGSRFSTPRSMLKLSKKRALSISPLSDASVDLQTVIRTSPNSLVAFVNSRCNPNGASSYGHLSVSAMSPSLGYSSNINFQSRQQGSMYGGGGTPMGGPTPGPCQASRLPPHNPRLHAPPKHGHLKTEPGLGGVMDGMNVKSLEERSEGDVASPSSTGTQDPLLGLLDGRDDLDKEDGKQEQEAIYETNCHWESCSKEFDTQDQLVHHINNEHIHGEKKEFVCHWQECSREQRPFKAQYMLVVHMRRHTGEKPHKCTFEGCNKAYSRLENLKTHLRSHTGEKPYVCEHEGCNKAFSNASDRAKHQNRTHSNEKPYVCKIPGCTKRYTDPSSLRKHVKTVHGPEAHITKKHRGDTGPRPPGSAMTSGGQDSELLMEKSETRREDCKLLAPESTLKSQPSPGGQSSCSSERSPLGSANNNDSGVEMNLNAAGSLDDLTALEDGVAAGGGEPGSVGTMGMSAQALKRLENLKIDKLKQIRRPTPPGRCASNKLPALPGPGENMGMCAPSPLLSNRRVMELSNHELGGGTSVGCSSNDRRGSGTSSLSSAYTVSRRSSMVSPYLSSRRSSDVSQMGGTSGGGCHLLSPEQSAGDPLSPETNRRGAPCPGGGGGLPGLPNLTPAQQYSLKAKYAAATGGPPPTPLPNTEQTGTPGRRGGVLSDYQGQPLPPFLQQGGPRRHSANTEYGTGVIYPHQAPGNTSRRASDPVRSAADPQALPKRFNSLNNVALMSRRNALQHRGSDTSLARHMYSPRPPSITENVMMEAMGMEPHLASVDSRDRSIMMPPGERSFMGYQQQHQILGGAGGPASNQLSPSHDSLNCPDQAYMQGHYQNQGGGVTSRAVGNTQGQVRPIHSEGMSNTLLQQAEYSMSTCQLSPSGPHYPSLGQGGDAVGPWSDTHSQIQPSSHALQNPRGMQYSDPSLLPHQTQANFSNQTSLYNSPDGTHKLIIKPEQQFHSGMGGGDACQNAKLQQQQMLLQQTQGYQQQTGQVMMRNSNNPSCDFPGNPNSYPSGGGLSLGCAGTALSDGQRSETPMMQVKEMMVRNYVQSQQALMWEQQQEQQQQQQQQPSGIKPPPLSDNMDISAQSAMMQHSPQHQNQNLYPSQPYQNYPNQNLVMSPPAHTRGPSSVTPKDQQLTGLQGSCYGQEMVVPRPPQGRKPLSRQNSLSQVGSVYLGSPPHLSPVHSTSSPRRGIRLPPVQHPQHTHNEMFSPSNNNNNMYYSGQINMELEKHMDPQKGPCLNQQHNMASNLDPTGGTKSVSMPPYPESGPMSNALENLDLDNARIDFTSIIDDADSFSPVNPLQGQPGSSSQASSRLTTPQTSVSLAAGSGLSNMAVGDMTSMLTSLAGENKYLNTLS from the exons ATGCCAGTGGACATGCAGCCACACCAGGGGCTGTATCACTATGAGACCTCACCCAGCCAGCCCTCCAGAGG ACTAGTTCCATCAGAGCAGTCTCTCTACAGTGATGTGTCCTCTCTGCGTGCCCCACTCCTCAACGGCCCTCCCCAGGACTGCCGCTCAATGTATAATCCCATGACTCCCAGTATGACCCATGGATCAGGACCAGGACAGGGGATGGTTCACTGCATGGATCAATATATGAGGCCCCCACAGGCCCCACCACCACACAGTATCATGGGCCACCGGGGCATGCCGCCCACAGAGA GTGGCAACAGCACCCCCTACTGTAACCAGAGCAACATGACATCCTCCCATCACAACTTCTGCCATTTTCTGCCTGGTTCTGATCAAATTGGCTCAGGTGATG GCTCCAGGTTCTCCACACCTCGTTCCATGCTGAAGCTGAGTAAAAAGAGAGCTCTTTCCATCTCACCTCTGTCTGATGCCAGCGTTGACCTGCAGACAGTGATCAGGACTTCACCCAACTCCCTAGTGGCCTTCGTCAACTCTCGTTGCAACCCCAACGGTGCCAGTTCTTATGGGCATCTATCTGTGAGCGCCATGAG CCCATCCCTTGGCTATTCGAGCAATATAAACTTTCAATCCAGGCAACAAGGTTCCATGTATGGCGGTGGGGGGACGCCTATGGGTGGACCCACACCAGGTCCATGCCAAGCTTCACGCTTACCTCCCCACAATCCTCGGCTGCACGCCCCACCCAAGCATGGACAT CTGAAGACAGAGCCTGGACTTGGAGGTGTAATGGATGGAATGAATGTGAAGAGCCTGGAGGAGAGGTCAGAAGGAGATGTGGCCAGTCCTTCTTCCACTGGCACTCAG GACCCTCTCTTGGGTTTACTGGATGGCAGAGATGACTTGGACAAGGAGGACGGGAAGCAGGAGCAAGAGGCCATCTATGAAACCAATTGCCACTGGGAGAGCTGCAGCAAAGAATTTGACACACAAGACCAGCTGGTTCAC CACATCAACAATGAACATATCCATGGAGAAAAGAAGGAGTTTGTCTGTCACTGGCAGGAGTGCTCTCGAGAGCAGAGGCCTTTCAAAGCACAGTACATGCTGGTGGTTCATATGCGcagacacacaggagagaagcCACACAAGTGCACC tttgaaGGCTGTAATAAGGCCTACTCTCGCCTGGAGAATTTGAAGACTCATCTGCGCtctcacacaggagagaaaccttaTGTGTGTGAACATGAAGGCTGCAACAAGGCCTTCTCAAATGCTTCAGACCGGGCCAAGCACCAGAACCGAACTCACTCCAATGAG AAACCTTATGTATGCAAGATCCCCGGCTGCACGAAGCGGTACACAGATCCAAGCTCTTTGCGTAAACATGTAAAGACAGTGCATGGCCCTGAAGCACACATCACCAAGAAGCACCGTGGAGACACAGGACCCCGACCACCAGGCTCAGCTATGACCTCTGGAGGCCAAGATTCTGAATTGTTGATGGAAAAATCAGAGACACGCAGGGAGGACTGCAAACTGTTGGCTCCTGAGTCCACTTTG AAATCTCAGCCAAGCCCAGGTGGTCAATCATCTTGCAGTAGCGAACGTTCACCACTGGGGAGtgccaacaacaacgacagtgGGGTGGAGATGAACCTGAATGCAGCAGGCAGTCTGGATGATCTCACAGCACTGGAAGATGGAGTTGCAGCGGGAGGAGGAGAGCCAGGGAGTGTTGGAACAATGGGAATGTCAGCACAGGCTTTGAAGAGGCTGGAAAACCTGAAGATTGACAAGCTGAAGCAAATCCGCAGGCCAACCCCACCTGGTCGTTGTGCTAGTAACAAACTACCTGCACTTCCTG GTCCTGGAGAGAATATGGGAATGTGTGCACCTTCTCCACTCCTCTCAAATCGACGAGTGATGGAGCTGTCCAATCACGAGTTAGGCGGCGGCACATCAGTTGGCTGCTCTTCTAATGACAGGAGAGGAAGTGGCACCAGCAGCTTGAGCTCTGCATATACTGTCAGCCGTCGTTCCTCCATGGTGTCTCCTTATCTGTCCAGTCGGCGCTCCAGTGACGTCTCACAAATGGGAGGAACATCAGGGGGAGGATGTCACCTCCTCAGTCCAGAGCAGAGTGCGGGAGACCCCCTTTCTCCTGAGACCAATCGCAGAGGAGCTCCAtgtcctggaggaggaggaggattgcCTGGTCTACCAAATTTAACACCTGCCCAGCAATACAGCCTAAAGGCCAAATATGCTGCGGCAACTGGTGGACCACCTCCCACACCTTTACCTAATACGGAGCAGACGGGCACACCAGGCAGAAGAGGGGGTGTTCTGAGTGATTACCAGGGACAGCCTCTGCCTCCCTTCCTTCAACAAGGTGGTCCACGAAGGCACAGTGCCAACACAGAGTATGGCACAGGTGTTATCTACCCTCACCAAGCTCCAGGTAACACCAGCAGAAGAGCCAGTGACCCTGTACGGTCTGCAGCAGATCCACAAGCCCTGCCTAAGCGCTTCAATAGCCTTAACAATGTAGCCTTGATGAGCCGAAGGAATGCGCTGCAACATCGGGGCTCCGACACCAGCCTTGCACGCCACATGTACTCACCACGTCCACCTAGCATTACAGAGAATGTAATGATGGAGGCTATGGGTATGGAGCCCCACTTAGCTTCTGTTGATTCCAGGGATCGTTCCATTATGATGCCCCCTGGAGAAAGGAGCTTCATGGGATACCAGCAACAGCATCAAATTCTTGGAGGAGCTGGAGGTCCTGCTTCAAACCAACTATCCCCAAGCCATGACTCTCTGAATTGTCCAGACCAAGCTTACATGCAGGGGCACTACCAGAATCAGGGAGGGGGGGTCACTTCCAGGGCTGTTGGAAATACGCAAGGCCAAGTAAGGCCAATTCACTCAGAGGGCATGTCAAATACACTTCTCCAACAGGCTGAGTACAGTATGAGCACCTGCCAGCTTAGTCCCTCAGGCCCTCACTACCCTAGCCTAGGCCAGGGTGGTGATGCTGTAGGCCCTTGGAGTGATACCCACAGCCAAATCCAACCTTCCAGCCATGCTCTACAGAACCCTCGAGGAATGCAGTATTCAGATCCTAGCCTGCTGCCTCATCAGACACAAGCCAACTTCAGCAATCAGACAAGCCTCTATAACAGCCCTGATGGAACCCACAAACTTATCATCAAGCCAGAGCAGCAATTTCACTCTGGAATGGGAGGTGGAGATGCCTGTCAAAATGCTAAGCTCCAACAGCAGCAAATGCTCCTCCAGCAGACTCAGGGTTACCAGCAACAGACTGGCCAGGTTATGATGAGGAACTCTAACAATCCCAGCTGTGACTTTCCAGGGAACCCAAACTCCTACCCCAGCGGAGGGGGCCTGAGCTTGGGCTGTGCTGGCACTGCGCTTTCAGATGGACAGAGATCTGAAACCCCAATGATGCAGGTGAAGGAGATGATGGTGAGAAACTATGTTCAGTCTCAGCAAGCTCTCATGTGGgagcaacaacaagaacaacaacagcagcagcagcagcagccaagtGGCATTAAACCGCCTCCATTATCTGATAATATGGATATAAGTGCTCAGTCTGCAATGATGCAGCACAGTCCACAACACCAAAACCAGAATCTTTACCCTAGCCAGCCCTATCAAAACTATCCCAACCAGAACCTGGTAATGAGCCCTCCAGCCCACACCAGAGGGCCCAGCTCTGTGACACCTAAAGACCAGCAACTAACAGGTCTCCAAGGTTCATGTTATGGCCAGGAAATGGTGGTCCCAAGGCCTCCTCAGGGAAGGAAACCTCTCAGCCGCCAGAACAGCCTGTCACAGGTTGGAAGTGTCTACCTTGGCAGCCCACCCCACCTCAGTCCTGTCCACTCCACTTCCAGCCCAAGACGAGGGATTCGACTTCCTCCTGTTCAGCATCCACAGCACACgcataatgaaatgttttctccttccaataacaacaacaacatgtactACTCGGGTCAGATAAACATGGAATTAGAGAAACACATGGACCCACAGAAAGGACCTTGTCTGAATCAGCAGCACAATATGGCATCTAACCTGGACCCTACGGGTGGCACAAAGTCCGTCTCCATGCCTCCTTATCCTGAATCTGGCCCCATGTCCAATGCCTTAGAGAACCTGGACCTAGACAATGCTCGCATAGACTTCACCTCCATCATTGATGATGCAGATTCTTTCAGCCCAGTCAATCCCCTTCAGGGTCAGCCAGGGTCTTCCTCCCAAGCCTCATCCCGCCTCACCACCCCCCAAACTTCTGTCAGCCTAGCTGCAGGCTCTGGCCTGTCTAACATGGCTGTGGGCGACATGACGTCTATGCTTACCTCACTGGCTGGGGAGAATAAATACCTGAACACGCTGTCTTAG